TCTTCATtgaagggaggaaaagaagtgaaattagTGACTTTAAATGGAAGAGAAATACAGAAGCTCTCCTTAGTCAGCTAACAATATAACAGCAgactgttttttattataaaccTGCAAAAGGGAAATCAagtaaaaataagaattaaaaaatatacatacatacacatacattgtTTAAGCACATACCAATATTGTAATTTGGGGGTTAATTGCTTAATTAAAGTCCTGGAGTTCATTATCTGTGCTCTTAATTTACTTAATTTGTGCATTACTGAAGCTGTGAGCACAAATTAAAAGAACATAACATTAAAAACTATAGTCAGTTTTTAtgtataatacatttttgctctcGAATTACTTCATTAAAGCTTTCAAATCACTTAAAGCTGTAGTGCGGGACTTTTTACGTCCGTTACAGTCAAGCCATTGCCAAACAATGAAGCCTTTCAccgccaggtaaatctctctgtatttcgcAGTATAttggagtttttaaatctggtgtctgtggcGACTTACCCACACTGGCGCACCATTACTGATGCGTTTTACGTCAACCAGCAATGACTGGTTTGCGACTGTCGACTGCGGCGGACTGTTCTCAGTGTGCCCCAACTGCGTCGCATCGCCAGGGTGCTGAAAAGTGCAAAAAGTGTCAGGGGGTCTGTGGGCCTTATTCTATTCTGTGAAGACCTGCCCTAccctgcctctgattggctagtacttgttgccttcgttggttgggtttaggcatgaggaggtaagaatatcagggtcagaaCCAATCAGCCGGTCTTTGGCGATAATGTCAACACTGTTTGTGTGATTACTCTCAGGTTTAATTTGACCACTTAAATAACATGTTGGGCACACAAATGAACAGAAAGTGACTTTAAACAATATTGTCAATTTTATGAATGACTCACTTGTGCtcttgaattaattaatttggattttttttaaggataTTTAGAATTTATTAAGGTTTTTGTACCAGGTTCAATCTGGGAATATAAgataaatcaaattaattaacaaaaatacACTGGGGGAAAAATCTATAACAAAATATGCCTAAATTACACAAATTACTATCAGTTACAATTATGTAGCATTTGAACTAACAACATTAGCATCCAGACATTGCAatccaaataaaacagaataaattaCATTCAATTACGCAAACTAAGAGGCTgcataatgttaaaaaccaaaGTTTATAAAATTGAAGTCTtaagaaaaaactgaactgataaTTGTTTCTCTGTAGATGGGGCACTCTGTAAGAGAGTGTGCAGTTACCAGGACATTGTGGACTACCTGAACCTGACTACAGATAATACTGTGTTTAAACTGACCCGGCCCGTTCTGGACTACACACACCCCACCACAGTAGAGCTGGACATCCTGCTCTACGCCATCCTGGCTGTGGTaggtttctgctgctgtgttagCTCAACGTTCATCTTTCATGCAGCTGATTAGCCCTGAcgtgtgtttgttcattcacagattgagaaaacacaaactttcATTCCTTTTGTCTGGGTAACAATGGTGAGTTGACTGAGTGAATATTAATTGCTTCACCTTTTCATTATCTGAATGTCTGTAGACGTGCTTTCACCTGTGACTCCTGACAcctgttgttttctgtcactcTCGTCTCTTGATTTTTCTTAACCCTGCAGATGTGGAACAATGAGCGCATCTCGTGGGATCCCGCTCAGTTTTGTGGAATCACTCAGATTTCAGTTCCTCGTGACATGCTCTGGAAACCAGACCTCTTCATCTATGAGATGTgagccacagacacacactcacatcaaGTGTAGCCCATTAaaagatacacacaaaaacaaacaaaactgttaaatatgaagaaaaaaaattaataataaataaaaaaaactaacgaaaaaaaggaaattaaattgaaatttgaaaTTAAGAGAAGAGAAAGTTCGCTGTATATGTGCACTGTGTAGACGCTGAACATTTAATCATCTAATAGCCTGATATTTGCTCATGCCACACATCCTGTGTTTGATTAGAAGGTAAATGACTTCTACATATGCTTGCTTTTATTAAAGTACACTCAACTGTTTTACACTATTATTAGAGTAATAATATGCAAACATTATCCTGCAGTAGTGAGCGTAGGAGCTCCGTCATGAATCGATTCAGTGGTTGATTAATGTGAAACACGGCGTGGTTTAAATGATTTACAAACAGGCTGTGaaaagagtttgtgtgtgtgtgtttgttgtctcAGGATACAGAAAGACGACTCCCCTCAGAATCCCTACATGTACGTGTCCTACGATGGGACGATCACCTCTGAAGAGGACATGAAGGTAGTCAGCACCTGCAAGATGGACGTTCACAAGTTCCCCTTCGACACGCAGAAATGCAACATCTCCATCGGCTCTGCCATACACTGTGGTGAGGCAGGGAGTGTGTGTTGTCTCTGACTGTCCATACTGAAGATCAGTGTTGTTGAACACCTTTTTAtacctccctctcttctctccacagTTGATGAAATTCGCCTCATCCCTTTCTCCAACTCGTCTCGGGCCACGCAGTTCTCCCGAGAGATGATGAAGACTCAAGGAGAGTGGGAGTTCCTCCAACTATCTGTCGCCAGCTACAATTTCACCTTTGACAACAAACCGTGGGAACAGCTCATATACACAGTACGCAAGACAGATGGGgacaaatcaaaggaaaaaccGGAATAaacgagagagagaaatgtaatGAGCCTCCATACAGGGCATGAAggctcactgaatggtttgatgggAATGAGACGAGATAGACTTCACAGTAACCAAATAGGAGATTTAGGAGCGATGTGTCAGACAACGCTCTccaccaccaacaacaaaacacaaaattaggaaatatcttttggaagaatggtgtttaTCTCTCAATGCTGTGACAATCTATGCTGAGAAACATTAGAGCTAGAGGCTCAGCGTGGCCCAACACCTGGCTAAGACACTTTAATTTTTACACTTTCAATTTGTCACCCATTTATAAAATCCTGACAAGTCTCAGGGTGAAACAAAGAGGAAATCTCTGGGTGctattttcttgattttgaCAGGTAGTTaaccacaacaaaaaacagagtttacagaCATCGAGGGTACGAATacaaagaatacaaagaaaaaaaagagaacagtaCTGAGAGTGACTCATAATAGTAACTCTAATCATAATGATACAGTAATAATAAGAAAGGTAATGATAATAAACCTCCAAATggactaaatgaaagaaaagaaagggacTGTTAAGGGTGTGTTATGGAAGAATAGGGATCAATAAATCTGTTGGGCGTATATGTCAGCCAATATTGGTTTATTACAGATATAATGGTACAGGCTATATGTTGAACATAAGTAACAAGAGGTTGTAATACACAAACCTCAAAATATGTTTGAGTTAAAGTAGAGACAGTGTCTCACCAACTTTAAATAATCAGTATTCAATCAGTATTGGTTGAGCTTTACTCTCAAATTGCTTAATTCGATGATTTGTGCTCTCAAACTAACTGAACataacattataaaaatataatcaacTAATTTTTGTTCTCAAATGACTTAATGtgagctgtagagtcacttaATTCAAGACTTACTCACTTTgggttagctctctgctaacttgaatggggatcAAATTATTTAATTGTGCGGCTTCTCTAGACTTTCCAAAAGTTATCGAATCGattggatcaaattctgatagcaaaacgagtcatttcacgggggttgtgtgatgctcaaagcagtttatccactgttttacagccacaacagtagcgACGGAGTAGACAGCGGCAGAGCTTATGACATAAGCGCATGTCGACAGTGTTGTTGTAATTACTCTCattgccagaagggggagataAATGTCCcatactgcagctttaattcaagcttttaaattacttaaTTTGACCACTGTTAATTtctgcacacatactgtaacttcAAACAGTATTGTCAGTTTTATGAAATACTCATTTGTGGTCTGGAATGAATAAATTCAGCACATGAATGCTGAAATGAACAGAACAAATttttatgaattaataatttgtgtgcaCAAACTAAGTAATATGAGAACACGAGTGACTAACTTGTGcaaacaagtttaaaaaaaaattactcgCAGGTCCtaatttttgttgtaatttggtCGCCTGATCCTTGATCCTGTCCTCCTAGTTCACCATGAAGAGGAGACCCCTCCTCCATGTCATCAACTTCCTGTTGCCCATCCTGTTCTTCCTGTGTCTGGACTTGGCCTCCTACTTCATCTCCGACCATCGAGGGGAAAAGCTGGGCTTCAAAGTCACAGTGCTGCTGGCcatctctgtgctgctgctcatCCTAAACGACATCCTGCCTTCCATGTCCAACAAGACCCCACTCATAGGTACAAAAACCTGGACCTCACCGGAGTCCTTAAAGGGTcaattcacccaaattacaaagaaaacatAAGTCATCACATATCACTAGTGTTGTCCAGGCATCAACCATTTTCACTGTGACTATTTCTTCGGTAGAAATTAGTAGTTTTGTTTCCGCAAAGACGTGTTGCTGTTGAGCTGTcaatatgtaattttttaatgctttgaaTACCACAAATTAAATTCTATTCGCTTCTATTGTATTGAGAATCAAACCAAAATGATCTACATGTCTAGATATTACcaccaaatatgtttttttatgatttggCTGGACTGAGTCTTAAAATATAACAAGTAGTTATTGACCGTTTCTTTCTCTCAGCGACCTACTGCATTGTGATTTTTGCTCTGATGCTGCTCAGTCTGCTGGAAACAATCTTGGTTACATATCTGATGGAGAAAGACTCCCAGGAGAAGCTCAGGCTCAGGGAGGACTGGGAggacaaacaggaaaaagacCAAGTTGATAACTGTAACACAGGTGAGACCCAGATCAAAGACAAGAGCAGAGTTTTCACAGTATTGTACATATGCTCGATCAGATTGTTTCAACTCTTAATTGAAGCTATTTGATGTTTACActgaatgaaatattcacacctaagatgtttttatggctgcatcgtgcatcacattgaaatattctagatgttttgtgcattattttatacacatttacccAAAATTCAATCTGACGTATTTGGTATCTTTGTCAACTTCAGGATCTTCCctagattttaaaataaagttctggGTCTGATCAAGTTTTGACTGAACAGTGTGAGTTTGTAGCAAACAGAAGGGCTGCTGCATGTTAGACATCTATCTGTAAATGCTGATTTCCCCTTATTTAGTCACAAATATTTAATGTCATAGTGAGTTTTCTGGTGCTTTTAATATTCAGTATAATTGTGAGTCATGTTGCTGTTCCTGTCACTcaaagctgctgtgtgttttcagatgaGAAAAGACGGACTGGCTGTTCGTGCATCTGCAAAGTGTCCGACGGTGAGAAACAACATGAACTGCTGCCGGTCGCTGCAGAGGTACACCATTATAGATACAGATTCAGTACTATTAGGAGCCCAGGAGAACATTGGAGAAAGTTGTGTGATTTCACATGTGTGTTATGACGCAGGATCTTTACATGCTAAATTTTATCATCTTAACTGGGACACACAGATTTTATACATGAAGGGTCAGTTTACTTGTCAGGGGGAGTACtgctcagcctgtgaaaacagttgtatagtATCTGTGGCTCTGGGGGAAGATCCTGCAGGTCTTTATCTCTGCAGATATCAAGAAGGCAACGCACTTCATTGCTAGTCCAGGTTGGACCTTGATTCATGCAGCGTTGAGGTCATATCAGAGTTTTTTAATTACGAGTTTCCAACTTGCAAATAGTGAATATGACAACATCCAAGTCGTAATTATGACTGGGAGACAgggatttttctgaaagctcagATAAATCCGAGTTGGAACTTAATAATATagaagtgcctgaaaaccaaacaaacatggacgccTCACGTCAGCCAAAGTCCGTTGTTCAATGTAAGCCCCCAGGGTGGCCTCAAGAGTGCTGGGGTGAGAAGCCAATgtgacatagtggccaaactgtgtaattacttCTTCTGGATCCATCATGTGATGCACGCTGGCAccccaaatatttttttccccacacacGATCATTGGAAAAGTAATGCTGCTTTCTCTTCTATTAAACCATGAGAGACTGTGAAAGAATAGATTATGTAGAAGGGTTTAGTAGCTCAGTAGGTTCATAATTCACGATACACTATAATATATACCAATGTTTGGACTGCAGATTCATCAAAACATGACCACATAGCTGTACGACAGCAATGTAGGCAAAGGTTTTTGATGTAAATATCCCGCGTgataaaatgcacaaaatgacacCATTTTGGCCACTCGGCTTTCATTCGATACATGATCAGTCTGTGTAGGAGAATAAACCGACTAACATGACTCTGCgcctccgtgtgtgtgtttgtgcaggttgACAACATCGTGCAGTCAGGAGAGTCTCGTGTATTACTGCTGATCCTGGAGGAGCTGAGGGAGCTGCAGAAAACTGTGAATCTGCACCTCAGCTGCAGAGACGAGGGAGGGAAGTCTTCCCACTGGGCCACAAGAATCAACAGAGCTTTCTTCATTTTCTACATCATTGTCGTCTCAACTTTTCTACTCCTCATCTACATGGAGtggaaaaattaaatttatacCTTCTGGAGTCCaagttcatttttgttttttttgttttttttaactctcctTACTTCACAAGTATGGTGTCTTTTTTCTTCAACACAACTACCAGGAACCCAtattacaagaaaaatgacacaaacgcctataaaaatgtacaaatcttTAGCAATAGTTGCTCAAAATATTATTACAGAACAGTTCAAGGTTGTTAAAGTATTGTTtcactaaacaaacacacaaaagctgcaggaaaaaagtaagaaataaaacatattatagTCTATTTACATGTAAAGTGATTTTATCCCATCtcatttttgtgcttttttcatTGAAAGTATACAGTGTGTATGCCACTGtaaatcactaaaaatattaatagTTTAAATTTCTCTCAAAAATGTGTAATGATCTAGacataaaatactgtttttcagaTTAGACTTTGTCTCTACATGATATATGCTCATTGTATTCACCAACGAATAGACAAACAGAAGGTTAATACCTTGTCAtacattgttttctgtattgTAGACTGTCATGTATGCTTTGTTAATGTATTTGAGGGAGTCAGTAGCATTGCTGCCTtagttctctctctgtccatgtTTCCCACTTTGTCAACAAGACATGATGTAAAAAtctgactgtaaaatgttcaagTGTCATGTTGTACTTTTAAAaactctgtctttgtctttttgttcaTTCACTTTATGTAGTTTAGGTGAGATGATTCGCAATTCACAAACTTCTGAAAGTGGTGCTTCACACGATCCGATCCTGTAGGCATGTGTTATTGCTGTGGTGAAATTATACTGTAATTAAAAGATTTCATGCATTTTTCGAAGAGTTCAGAACAGCTATTACTGCTGAGGCCAGTTTAATGCATTGCTGAAGTTTTGCATTGGTGCACGAGGAAATCAGGTTGGCTtcttaaaacatacatttattggACAGCCTTTCCTGAATTTACTTTTGATTCCCtttaaactgtcttttttttttgtttgttgtgccttatgtgaagcactttgtaacttggGTTTTGAGAAGTGCTCTataaaaaatgtggaaatgtaggaaatgtgaaacattttgatttttgatcCAGTAAAAATCAGAGGTTGTTTAAAGATTTATCAATAGTTGCACTGATGTACGTAAATGCCAAAAAAACTGTTGatgtaagaaaataaaaggTGCAGCTGTGTCTGGTGGTTTATGATGTGTTTAAGATAAACCTCGATGTGGTCACGAGCAATTCCCAAAATCTTATGTGCAGTGTGTCTAGAACAGAGAACCACCGGGTAATCTAATCAAGAAAATCGATCACTAAACTTTATTGCTTCCACTTCAAATCCTTCACGTTGAGAGCATTGttaatgcgtgtgtgtgtgtgcgtacttTTCGGAAACACGGGCTCACTGATGTCATATTTTCTACAATGTAATTGTTCACATTATCTCTCCATCTCAACAAACAGATCTGTCTCCCCTGTCCTGTTTCAGTCTTCTTTCACCTCACAGCTCATCTTTCACTCAGACCTTAAACCAATCACGTCCATCCTCACCAGCCCGATATCCTG
This sequence is a window from Thunnus albacares chromosome 20, fThuAlb1.1, whole genome shotgun sequence. Protein-coding genes within it:
- the LOC122971994 gene encoding 5-hydroxytryptamine receptor 3A-like isoform X1, yielding MMRVAFILLLFLTDGALCKRVCSYQDIVDYLNLTTDNTVFKLTRPVLDYTHPTTVELDILLYAILAVIEKTQTFIPFVWVTMMWNNERISWDPAQFCGITQISVPRDMLWKPDLFIYEMIQKDDSPQNPYMYVSYDGTITSEEDMKVVSTCKMDVHKFPFDTQKCNISIGSAIHCVDEIRLIPFSNSSRATQFSREMMKTQGEWEFLQLSVASYNFTFDNKPWEQLIYTFTMKRRPLLHVINFLLPILFFLCLDLASYFISDHRGEKLGFKVTVLLAISVLLLILNDILPSMSNKTPLIATYCIVIFALMLLSLLETILVTYLMEKDSQEKLRLREDWEDKQEKDQVDNCNTDEKRRTGCSCICKVSDGEKQHELLPVAAEVDNIVQSGESRVLLLILEELRELQKTVNLHLSCRDEGGKSSHWATRINRAFFIFYIIVVSTFLLLIYMEWKN
- the LOC122971994 gene encoding 5-hydroxytryptamine receptor 3A-like isoform X2; amino-acid sequence: MMRVAFILLLFLTDGALCKRVCSYQDIVDYLNLTTDNTVFKLTRPVLDYTHPTTVELDILLYAILAVIEKTQTFIPFVWVTMMWNNERISWDPAQFCGITQISVPRDMLWKPDLFIYEMIQKDDSPQNPYMYVSYDGTITSEEDMKVVSTCKMDVHKFPFDTQKCNISIGSAIHCVDEIRLIPFSNSSRATQFSREMMKTQGEWEFLQLSVASYNFTFDNKPWEQLIYTFTMKRRPLLHVINFLLPILFFLCLDLASYFISDHRGEKLGFKVTVLLAISVLLLILNDILPSMSNKTPLIATYCIVIFALMLLSLLETILVTYLMEKDSQEKLRLREDWEDKQEKDQVDNCNTDEKRRTGCSCICKVSDG